Part of the Halobaculum halobium genome, GGAGGCTCGCGTGCGAGGGGTTGGCGCGGCGAAGCGCCCCGGCGTTGTGGTCCAGGTCGCGCTCGAACTCGTCGAGCGTGGCGTACTCGCGGTCGAGCAGTTCTCGCATGGCGCTTGCGGCCTTCACCGCGACGACCGACGAGGAGTGCGTCTGCATCTCGCGGATCTCGGCGACCGTCTCGTCTATCATGGGTCCGTGGTCGGTGCTTTCGGGGTTAGGTGTTCCGGGACTCCGCGTGGACGCCCCCGGCGCGTCGACGGGCGACGCGAGACACAGACGGCAACACTCATACCGGCGTCGCCACTACCCAAACTCCGTCAGATGAACCGCCGCACCCGCGAGTACCTGAAGGGCCGCTTCGGCGACTACTACCGGAGCGCGTCCGTCTCCCCGCCGCCCGAGGCCAACGAGCGGGAGTGGGGACACATCCCCTTCACCGCGGGCGACGGCACCACCATGGTCCGCCACCAGTCGCTGTTGGACATCGGCGAGGTGAGTGAGTTCCTCGCCCGCGAGACGCCCCGTCACGCCTACTTCTCTGCGGCCCGGTACGACGACCCGGCGAACAAGCGGATGACCGATAAGGGATGGCGCTCGGCGGACCTCGTGTTCGATCTCGACGCCGACCACCTCCCCGGCGTCGACCCCGAGGCGACGAGCTACGGCGAGATGCTCGCGGCGTGCAAGGAGGAACTGCTCGCGCTGCTCGACCTGCTGGAGGCGGACTTCGGCTTCGCGGACACGGACCTGCGAGTCGTCTTCTCCGGCGGGCGCGGTTACCACGTTCACGTCCGCGACGACGCCGTGGCCGACCTCGACTCGACGGCCCGGCGGGAGGTGGTCGACTACGTTCGCGCGGTCGACCTCAACTACGACGGCCTCATCGAGCGGCGCCCGAACGACCGCGGGACGACGCTCCAGAAGCAGCTCCGTCGCGAGGGCGGCTGGGGTCGGCGCGTTCACGAGGAACTCGTCGCCTACGCGGAGGACCTTCGCAAGATGGACGAGGCAGACGCGCTCGCCGAGCTCCAAGAACTAGACGGCGTCGGCGAGAAGACCGCCCGCACCATCCACGGGGTGCTCGAACGCAACCCCGAGGGGGTGAAGTCGGGCAACGTCGAGTTGGGACCGGGCGCCTCGACGCTCGTGCGCGCGATCGCCGAGCGCGTCACCGCCGAGCAGACCGCTCCCATCGACGAACCGGTGACGACCGACATCCGCCGGCTCATCCGGCTCCCCGGCTCCATTCACGGCGGCAGCGGTCTGCTCGTCTGTCCGCTGGAGCGCGACGCAATCGACGCCTTCGACCCGTTGGCGGACGCCGTCCCCGACCGGTTCCGCGGTCGCGACATCCTCGTGGACGTGCGCGACCCGGGACCGGTCGACGTGGGCGACGACAGAGATAAGGTGGAGGAGGGAATCGTATCGGTCCCAGAGTACGTCGGCGTGTTCCTCATGGCCAGAGGGCGCGCGGAGAAGGCGCGGGAGTAGCGATCGGAGGAGTTGGACACGATGGACCTAGACGAACTACGCTCGGTACAGTCGAAGGAGCGCACGAAAGACAGCCTCCAGCACCTGCGCGACTCCTTCTACGAGGACGTCGCCGCGTACCTCGCCGAGCGCAAGCGTCAGCGCGACGAGCGCGCTGCGGGCGTCGACAACCCCTTTTCGGACCAGCAGGTCCGCAAGCTCTCAGACGAGATCGAGACCGCCGAGGAGGTCGTCGAGTCGCTCTACGAGCGGCGCGTCGGCAAGGTCGTCAAGCTCTCGTCGTTCGCCGCCGCGGGCGCACCCACCGACACCGAGGGGATGACGGTCCAAGAGGTCGAACTGTTCGAGGATCTGGTCGTCCGCATCGAGCAGAACAAGAATCGCGTTCTCAACGTGCTGGAGACCGGAGCCGACGTGGCTATCGACGCCGATTCTGGCGCCGCTGGCGCTGTTTCGACCGAACCGAGCGCCGGGTCGGACGCGCCGCCGGCCGCAGTTGCCGAGGCGTCGACACCGGACTCAGCCGGAGCAAAAGAGCCGACCGACGGTCCCGAAGACGACGCGAGCGGCGTCTTGGCAGACGCGATGGGCGGCGACGGAGCCCCCTCGAACGGTTCCTCAGGCGGAGCGACCACAGAGACGCGGCCCTCGGACGGTGCCGACGGGGACGCGAACGCCGATACTCACGCCGACCCTACGGCCACCATCGATGCGAACACCGACTCGAAAGCCGGCACCGACGCAAAATCCGCCGCCGACGCCCCGCCCGGGAACGACAGTCCGCCCGGAGAGTTTGTCCCGGGCTCGGAACCCGATCGGGCGGGCGGTGCAGTCGTCGAGCCAGCCGGCTCCGATGAGTCCGCAGCCACCGCCGCCGCAGACTCCACTGCAGAATCCACCGGCACCGCCGCCGCCCCCGAGTCTGCCGCCACCGCCGAGCAGGCGGCCGGGAGCGATTCGACCGAGCCAGCCGACGGCACAGACCGCCGAACCGTCCGAATCACCCGTGACGTGGGACAGATCCTGGGCGTCGACGAGCGCGAGTACGAGCTCGCGAGCGACGACGTGGTGACGCTCCCGACGGCCAACGCGGATCCCCTCCTCCAGCGGGACGCGGCCGAGCCGATCGAGTGACCCCGTCGGCGACCCGCACACCGACACGGCTTTTCACGTCGCGGACGGATGGTCGGTGATGCTCGACACTGGCACCGAGGCACCCGCCTTCTCGCTCCCCGATCACGTCGGCCGGGAGGTTTCGCTCTCGGAGTTCGAGGGACGACGCGTCGTGCTCTACTTCTACCCCCGAGCCGACACTCCCGGCTGCACGACCGAGGCGTGCGGGTTTCGCGACGCGTACGACGAGTTCGACGAGCGCGACACGGCGATCCTCGGCGTGAGCGACGACCCGGTGGACGACCTCACCGCGTTCGCCCGGAAACACGATCTCCCGTTCGCGCTGCTGTCCGACGAGGACGGCGCGGTCGCGAGCGCGTACGACTCCTACGGCGAAAAGAACGTCTTCGGTAACGTCGTCGATGGCGTGTTCAGAAACACCTACCTGATCGGTCCAGACGGGCGGATCGAGCGGACGTACGAGGGCGTCTCGCCGGAGGAACACGCTGAGGAACTGCTGGCGGATATCGACGACCTCCGGGACGACCAGTAGCGAGAGGAGCCGACCGGCTTACCACGACCGGCCGCGCAGTTCCCGGCGGATCGCCTCGCGTTTCACGAGCGTGAAGCCGACGACGACGACGACGAAGCCGATCACGGTCAGCGGCGTGACCGGCTCCGAGAGGATGACAGCGCCGGCGACCGTCGCGACCACCGGAACCACGTAGCTCACGAGGTTGATCTCGAACGGGCCCAGGAGGTCGAGGAGTCCGAAGTAGATGGCGTAGCCGACCGCCGAGGCGAACACGCCGAGGAACGCGAGCGAGACCACGACCGGAGGCGAGAGCGCCGTCGGGAGCGGCTGGGGTTCGCCGGCGGCGACGCTGAGCGCGTGGAGGAGACCGGCACCGAGAGCCATCCCCCAGGCAGTGCGCGGCAACGCCTCGGAGTCGGGCTCCAGCCACCGGGTGACGACGCTGCCGAAGGAGACCGCGACGGCGGCGACGAACACCAACGCGACGCCGATCGTCGTGTCGCCCCCGAGGTTCGACGGCGACGGCTGGGCGACCAGTCCGACGCCGGCGACGCCGAGCAGGACGCCGACGTACCCCCGCACGTCGAGGCTTCCCTCGTCCAACAGCCAGACCGTGAAGAACGTCGTCAAGATCGGGTTGAGGCTATAAACGATCGAGGCGATTCCGCCGGTCGTGTACTCCTGCCCGTACGCGAGGAAGGTGATGTTGGCAACGACAAACAGCAGCCCCGCGACCGCGACGGCCGCCAGGTCGGTCCCCGAGGACGGGATCGGTTCCTCCGATCGCCAGAACACGTACGCCAGTGCGACGAGCGCGCCCACGTCGAAGCGATAGGCGCCGAGCAACAGCGGACGTAACTCGGTTAGGCCCACCTCGATCGCGGGGAAGCTGCCGCCCCAACAGATCCCGAGCGCGAGAAACAGCGCGGCGTTTCGGGCGGTGCTCACGAGTGACTCACGACCGATAACGCGGGTCGAACCGACTTCGGCGTTTCCGTTCCGGGCGGAACGACCGGATCGCGGCAGCGGGATCTCGGGCCTCGAGTCGAGGCCCCGATCCTCAGTAGCCGCGGGTGATGAGGTAGTCAGCGAGGTCCGCGAGTAGGTCGCGGGCGGGGCCTTCGGGCAGCACCGAGAGGCGCTCTTTCGAGCGCTCGGTGAGATCCTCGGCCATCTCGCGGGCGTAGTCGATGGAGCCTGCCGCTTCCAAGGTCGCGACGGCGTCCTCGACCGCCGCCTCGCTCACCTCCGCGGGCGTGTCCGCGCTCACAAGCGCGTCCACGTCGACGCCCTGCTGGCGCGCGTGGAGCGTGATGAGCGTCTCCTTCTCCTCGACGAGGTCGGAGCCGCGCTGTTTGCCCAGCTGCTCCGAGGGCACCGTCAGGTCCAGCACGTCGTCTTGGATCTGGAACGCGCGCCCGGAGTCGACGCCGTACTGGTACAGCGCCTCCACCGTCTCGTCGTCGGCGCCCATGAGCACCGCCGGGATGGCCGCCGACGCCCCGTACAGCACCGCGGTCTTCAGCTCGACCATCTCCAGGTACTCCTCGGGGGTCACGTCGTCGCGGGTTTCGAACTCCACGTCGAGTGACTGGCCCTCGCAGATGCGGGTACACGCTGAGGCG contains:
- the priS gene encoding DNA primase small subunit PriS; its protein translation is MNRRTREYLKGRFGDYYRSASVSPPPEANEREWGHIPFTAGDGTTMVRHQSLLDIGEVSEFLARETPRHAYFSAARYDDPANKRMTDKGWRSADLVFDLDADHLPGVDPEATSYGEMLAACKEELLALLDLLEADFGFADTDLRVVFSGGRGYHVHVRDDAVADLDSTARREVVDYVRAVDLNYDGLIERRPNDRGTTLQKQLRREGGWGRRVHEELVAYAEDLRKMDEADALAELQELDGVGEKTARTIHGVLERNPEGVKSGNVELGPGASTLVRAIAERVTAEQTAPIDEPVTTDIRRLIRLPGSIHGGSGLLVCPLERDAIDAFDPLADAVPDRFRGRDILVDVRDPGPVDVGDDRDKVEEGIVSVPEYVGVFLMARGRAEKARE
- the bcp gene encoding thioredoxin-dependent thiol peroxidase, whose translation is MLDTGTEAPAFSLPDHVGREVSLSEFEGRRVVLYFYPRADTPGCTTEACGFRDAYDEFDERDTAILGVSDDPVDDLTAFARKHDLPFALLSDEDGAVASAYDSYGEKNVFGNVVDGVFRNTYLIGPDGRIERTYEGVSPEEHAEELLADIDDLRDDQ
- a CDS encoding DMT family transporter, which translates into the protein MSTARNAALFLALGICWGGSFPAIEVGLTELRPLLLGAYRFDVGALVALAYVFWRSEEPIPSSGTDLAAVAVAGLLFVVANITFLAYGQEYTTGGIASIVYSLNPILTTFFTVWLLDEGSLDVRGYVGVLLGVAGVGLVAQPSPSNLGGDTTIGVALVFVAAVAVSFGSVVTRWLEPDSEALPRTAWGMALGAGLLHALSVAAGEPQPLPTALSPPVVVSLAFLGVFASAVGYAIYFGLLDLLGPFEINLVSYVVPVVATVAGAVILSEPVTPLTVIGFVVVVVGFTLVKREAIRRELRGRSW
- the idsA3 gene encoding geranylfarnesyl diphosphate synthase yields the protein MSQDATAERVLAAVDQRRERVNAAIDEDLPMADPERLYEATRYILEAGGKRLRPTAALLVAEALAGVDADATTDYRSFPALDGERFDLMRTAVSVEVIQSFTLIHDDIMDDDDLRRGEPAVHRAYDTETAILAGDTLYAKAFELLSDTGADPANTVEAVNRLASACTRICEGQSLDVEFETRDDVTPEEYLEMVELKTAVLYGASAAIPAVLMGADDETVEALYQYGVDSGRAFQIQDDVLDLTVPSEQLGKQRGSDLVEEKETLITLHARQQGVDVDALVSADTPAEVSEAAVEDAVATLEAAGSIDYAREMAEDLTERSKERLSVLPEGPARDLLADLADYLITRGY